Within Desulfobacter sp., the genomic segment AATTAAAGATTAAATCAATTTCTTTTCGAGGGGCGGTGTGGGAAAACTGCCCTTTTTGGCGGGCCCGGCCTGCTCTTTGCACTCTTTAAGTCGGCATTAAAGGCGTCCACCCGTTCCGGGCGGCATAAAGTGAAATCAGAACAAGGAGAAAAAACATGCGTGTAGGTATTTTAAAAGAAATCAAAGTACTGGAAAAAAGAGTATGTATGACCCCTGCCGGCGTTATCGCCATGAAACAGAACGGCCATGAGGTAATGGTTGAAAAAGATGCCGGTGCCGGCGCCGGGTTTCCCGACTCCGAATACATTGCTGCCGGTGCCGCCATCGCGGATACCCCTGCACAGGTTTTTGCCGAGTGTGACATGGTCATGCACGTGAAGGAACCCCAGCCTTCTGAATACGATATGATCCGCGAAGACCAGATTGTTTTTACTTACCTTCACCTGGCGGCCGACGAACAGCAGACCCATGGCCTGATCAAATCCAACGCCGTCTGCATCGCCTACGAAACCATTGAAAAAGACAATGGGTCCCTGCCCCTGCTGGTGCCCATGTCCGAAGTCGCCGGCCGCATGGCCACCCAGGAAGCCGCCAAATACCTTGAAATGCCCCAGGGGGGCATGGGCGTTCTTCTGGGCGGGGTCACCGGCGTCGAGCCCGCCACTGTGGTGGTCATCGGCGGCGGTGTGGTTGGGATCAATGCGGCCAAGATGGCCTGCGGCCTGGGCGCAAAAGTCTATATTCTGGATACCAACCTGGAACGGCTGGCCTACCTTGACGACGTCATGCCCGCCAACTGCTTCCCTGTCATGTCCAACCCCGCCATCCTGGCTGAACTGGTCGCCAAGGCCGATGCCGTCATCGGCGCCGTCCTGGTTGCCGGCGCAAAGGCGCCCAAGCTGCTCACCCGTGAAATGCTCAAGACCATGAAAAAAGGCTCTGTTATTGTGGACGTTGCCATTGACCAGGGCGGCTGCTTTG encodes:
- the ald gene encoding alanine dehydrogenase, whose amino-acid sequence is MRVGILKEIKVLEKRVCMTPAGVIAMKQNGHEVMVEKDAGAGAGFPDSEYIAAGAAIADTPAQVFAECDMVMHVKEPQPSEYDMIREDQIVFTYLHLAADEQQTHGLIKSNAVCIAYETIEKDNGSLPLLVPMSEVAGRMATQEAAKYLEMPQGGMGVLLGGVTGVEPATVVVIGGGVVGINAAKMACGLGAKVYILDTNLERLAYLDDVMPANCFPVMSNPAILAELVAKADAVIGAVLVAGAKAPKLLTREMLKTMKKGSVIVDVAIDQGGCFETSRATTHAEPVYEEEGVIHYCVANMPGAVARTSTRALTNATLPYAIEIANKGWKKAMQDNKEIKLGANVINGKIVYKAVAEAFDLEYTPVENFL